A single genomic interval of Prunus dulcis chromosome 5, ALMONDv2, whole genome shotgun sequence harbors:
- the LOC117627504 gene encoding mediator of RNA polymerase II transcription subunit 15-like, which yields MRPTSESAEWIFLATNLGLEILSAACDQASSPRRPHFALFGMLLAIAAVFISIGELINRGKREGVVLRRRGMLWWFYHQSPPPYTPFGTLPDIYGVVAGISQCICSIAQYVYCLRHADSPFKASLLPAIFLICLVGSRLSNNRMNASTEETLLRPNPENNAPANTPSPDNQEEQERLQRLQRLQEQVREQVREQEQERLQEQEQEWLQRLQEQEQEQERWKWVFEILVAR from the exons ATGAGGCCCACTTCAGAATCAGCAGAGTGGATATTTTTAGCCACTAACCTTGGCCTAGAGATCTTGTCAGCTGCTTGTGATCAGGCTTCCTCCCCAAGAAGACCCCACTTTGCGCTATTTGGTATGTTGTTGGCTATTGCAGCTGTGTTCATTTCCATCGGGGAGCTAATTAACAGAGGTAAAAGGGAAGGAGTTGTGTTGAGGAGACGGGGAATGCTCTGGTGGTTTTATCATCAATCACCTCCTCCATATACGCCTTTTGGTACTCTTCCTGATATTTATGGAGTAGTTGCTGGCATCTCACAGTGCATTTGCTCTATAGCTCAGTATGTTTACTGCCTTCGGCATGCTGATAGTCCTTTCAAAGCATCCCTTTTGCCTGCCATATTTCTTATCTGTTTAGTTGGTTCAAGACTAAGTAATAACCGTATGAACGCCAG CACGGAAGAAACTTTGTTGCGTCCAAACCCGGAGAATAATGCACCTGCAAATACACCATCTCCCGATAATCAGGAG GAGCAGGAGCGGCTGCAACGGCTGCAGCGGCTGCAGGAGCAAGTGCGGGAGCAGGTGCGGGAGCAGGAGCAGGAGCGGCTGCAGGAGCAGGAGCAGGAGTGGTTACAGCGGCTGCAGGAGCAGGAGCAGGAGCAGGAACGTTGGAAATGGGTTTTTGAGATTTTAGTTGCCCGTTGA